In the Flagellimonas sp. HMM57 genome, one interval contains:
- the murC gene encoding UDP-N-acetylmuramate--L-alanine ligase, producing MKLKDIHSVYFIGIGGIGMSALARYFKYVGKEVSGYDRTNSPITDELVENGIAVHFEDSIRLISENFKNRENTLVVYTPAVPSTHTELNYFQTNGFEIKKRSEVLGIITKDTFCFAVAGTHGKTTTTCILAHLLQECEVPFTAFLGGISEDFNSNFVLQGTEYSVVEADEFDRSFLQLSPNIASITSMDADHLDIYGTGEELQKSFKDFTKKIKPEGVLFVKRGLPLEGITFGIEDGSDFCIENISIEQGSYVFDLSTPIEVLKHVRFNKPGRHNLLNALAAFAMAERADCSAKSLAEALGTFKGVQRRFSYQIKEKDFVFIDDYAHHPTEIDAVHQAIREMHPNEKITAVFQPHLFSRTKDFAEDFAYSLSQFDAILLLDIYPAREEPLKGITSDWLLDKIDNPKKKLIPKSDLIREIKKSKTKILVTMGAGDIGLEVPKIKKELAYAS from the coding sequence ATGAAACTGAAGGACATCCATAGCGTCTATTTTATAGGTATCGGTGGTATAGGTATGTCCGCTTTGGCGCGCTATTTTAAATATGTGGGCAAAGAAGTTTCTGGCTACGATAGAACAAACTCCCCAATTACAGATGAGCTTGTCGAGAATGGGATTGCAGTACACTTTGAAGATTCGATACGTTTAATTTCAGAAAATTTCAAAAACAGAGAAAATACGTTGGTGGTGTACACTCCAGCGGTACCTTCAACACATACGGAGTTGAACTATTTTCAAACGAATGGATTTGAAATTAAAAAACGTTCTGAGGTATTGGGCATCATTACAAAAGATACATTTTGTTTCGCCGTAGCAGGAACACATGGGAAAACTACGACCACGTGTATTCTGGCACATTTGCTCCAAGAATGTGAAGTTCCGTTCACAGCGTTCTTAGGTGGAATCTCTGAAGATTTCAACAGTAATTTTGTGCTACAAGGAACGGAGTATTCAGTAGTTGAGGCTGATGAGTTTGACCGTTCGTTTTTACAGCTATCCCCTAATATTGCAAGCATTACCTCTATGGATGCCGACCACCTTGATATTTATGGAACTGGTGAGGAATTGCAAAAATCGTTCAAGGATTTTACAAAGAAAATCAAGCCGGAAGGCGTTTTGTTTGTGAAGCGTGGTTTACCTCTTGAAGGAATTACTTTTGGGATAGAAGACGGCTCTGATTTCTGTATTGAAAATATTTCGATTGAACAAGGTAGTTATGTGTTCGATTTAAGTACTCCAATCGAAGTCTTGAAGCACGTTCGTTTTAACAAACCCGGTAGGCATAATCTGCTCAACGCATTGGCTGCTTTTGCAATGGCGGAGCGGGCGGATTGCTCTGCAAAGAGTCTAGCTGAAGCTTTGGGTACTTTTAAAGGAGTGCAACGTAGGTTTTCCTACCAAATCAAGGAAAAGGATTTTGTTTTTATAGATGATTATGCACACCATCCTACGGAAATAGATGCAGTTCATCAGGCAATACGGGAAATGCATCCCAATGAAAAAATAACAGCGGTTTTTCAACCTCATTTGTTTTCCAGGACAAAGGACTTTGCTGAAGACTTTGCATACAGTCTATCTCAATTCGATGCCATCTTGCTGTTGGATATTTATCCTGCCCGAGAAGAACCTTTAAAAGGAATTACCTCAGATTGGTTGTTGGATAAAATCGATAATCCAAAGAAGAAATTGATTCCCAAATCAGATTTGATACGTGAAATAAAAAAGAGTAAAACAAAAATTTTGGTGACCATGGGTGCGGGAGACATTGGGTTGGAAGTGCCAAAAATTAAAAAAGAATTGGCATATGCGAGTTAA
- the ftsA gene encoding cell division protein FtsA yields MEQGNYSVGLDIGTTKIVAIIGKENEYGKIEILGTGKSKSLGVHRGVVNNITQTISSIQQAVEQAELDAGLKIGSVVVGIAGQHIRSLQHSDYITRPDSEEVINDDDLEKLCNQVYKLVMLPGEEIIHVLPQEYRVDGQSEIKEPKGMYGGRLEANFHVVVGQVSSIKNIGRCIKSAGLDLANITLEPLASAEAVLSQEEKEAGVALIDIGGGTTDLAIFKDGIIRHTSVIPFGGNVITEDIKEGCSIIEKQAELLKIKFGSAWPGENKDNEIVSIPGLRGREPKEITLKNLSKIIHARVVEIVEQVYVEIKNYGHEEQKKKLIAGIVLTGGGSQLKHLKQLVEYITGMDTRIGYPNEHLAGDSDEEIASPLYATAVGLLMNALETTSLDAVLQEDIQEEEQVLVGQEHAVSTSASMPTKDRKSIFDKWSEKLKDFLDNAE; encoded by the coding sequence ATGGAACAAGGTAATTATTCAGTTGGATTGGACATTGGAACTACCAAGATCGTTGCGATTATCGGTAAAGAAAATGAATATGGAAAAATAGAGATTCTAGGTACGGGAAAATCCAAGAGTTTGGGAGTGCACCGTGGTGTGGTCAACAACATTACCCAAACCATTTCCTCTATACAACAAGCGGTGGAACAAGCAGAGTTGGATGCCGGCTTAAAAATTGGTTCTGTGGTTGTGGGAATCGCAGGACAACACATAAGAAGCCTACAGCACAGCGATTACATTACCAGGCCAGATTCCGAAGAGGTTATCAACGATGATGATCTGGAAAAACTCTGCAACCAGGTCTATAAATTGGTTATGCTTCCGGGCGAGGAGATTATCCATGTGTTGCCACAGGAATACCGAGTTGATGGGCAGTCAGAAATCAAGGAGCCCAAAGGCATGTACGGAGGTCGTTTGGAAGCCAATTTTCATGTTGTGGTCGGGCAAGTATCTTCCATAAAAAACATAGGCAGGTGTATCAAAAGTGCTGGATTGGATCTTGCCAACATCACCTTGGAACCTTTGGCATCTGCCGAAGCAGTGTTGAGCCAAGAAGAGAAAGAAGCAGGCGTCGCATTGATCGATATAGGTGGTGGGACCACAGATTTGGCCATTTTTAAAGATGGGATTATTCGTCATACATCCGTTATACCTTTTGGAGGTAACGTCATTACGGAGGACATTAAAGAAGGCTGTTCCATCATCGAAAAGCAGGCGGAGTTATTAAAAATAAAGTTTGGTTCGGCCTGGCCAGGAGAAAATAAGGATAACGAGATTGTTTCCATTCCTGGACTAAGAGGAAGAGAACCAAAGGAAATCACATTAAAAAACTTGTCAAAAATCATACATGCCAGAGTTGTGGAGATTGTTGAGCAAGTTTATGTGGAAATCAAGAACTATGGGCACGAAGAGCAAAAGAAGAAACTCATTGCCGGAATCGTGCTTACCGGAGGTGGAAGCCAATTAAAACATTTGAAGCAATTGGTGGAATACATCACCGGAATGGATACACGCATTGGATACCCTAACGAACATTTGGCCGGGGATTCAGATGAAGAGATTGCAAGTCCATTGTACGCAACTGCCGTTGGTCTTTTAATGAATGCACTGGAGACTACATCTTTAGATGCCGTTTTACAGGAAGATATTCAAGAAGAAGAGCAAGTTTTGGTAGGACAAGAGCATGCAGTCAGTACATCGGCAAGCATGCCCACCAAGGACAGAAAATCCATTTTTGATAAATGGTCGGAAAAGTTGAAGGACTTTTTGGACAATGCAGAATAA
- a CDS encoding GatB/YqeY domain-containing protein has translation MSLQEQVMTEMKAAMKAKDTVALESLRAIKSAILLAKTDKGGGGALTEEDEVKIVQKLVKQRKDSAAIFTEQGREDLAAPELEQVAVIEKFLPEQLTESEIEKVVVQTIDSVGASGMQDMGKVMGIVSKELAGQADGKTISNIVKAKLSS, from the coding sequence ATGAGTTTGCAGGAACAAGTAATGACAGAAATGAAAGCCGCAATGAAAGCTAAGGATACCGTTGCATTGGAATCATTGCGGGCCATTAAATCTGCAATTCTGCTCGCAAAGACCGATAAAGGCGGGGGAGGAGCGCTTACTGAGGAGGATGAAGTGAAAATAGTACAGAAGTTGGTCAAGCAACGAAAAGATAGTGCCGCTATTTTTACGGAACAAGGCAGGGAAGATTTGGCTGCTCCAGAGCTAGAGCAGGTAGCCGTTATTGAAAAGTTTTTACCAGAACAGCTTACCGAATCGGAAATAGAAAAGGTAGTCGTTCAAACCATTGATAGTGTTGGTGCCTCTGGAATGCAGGATATGGGAAAAGTAATGGGAATCGTTTCCAAAGAATTGGCAGGACAAGCTGATGGAAAGACGATTTCCAATATTGTAAAAGCTAAATTGAGTTCTTGA
- a CDS encoding kelch repeat-containing protein: protein MKRKVLLLSILYLFVSACSKDDDKDTDSGADKSDAKEITSFSFLASDNDGLAEDTAAVIDEGEKTVTVTLPSDTVVTSLRPNIEVSQGATIDPENKVETDFSDTVEYTVTAEDGSTAVYKVKINVAGWDVVTPEAAFLGRRAHSTVVFDGKLWVMGGSYRLPMFTIDTDDVWYSEDGITWTEATDAAAFGRRGGRADHTSVTFDDKLWVIGGQGEGTFNDVWYSEDGITWTEATGTAAFSKRTNHGAVVFDNKLWVIGGYNGEYKNDVWYSEDGITWTEATDTAAFSERRFHTTVVFDDRIWVIGGYDGNDRLNDVWYSEDGITWTEATGAAAFGGRYEHTSVVFDDRLWVIGGYNGEYKNDVWYSEDGITWTEATGAAAFSRRYDHTSVVFDDRIWVIGGYDGDELNDVWAFGIE, encoded by the coding sequence ATGAAACGAAAAGTACTTCTTTTATCCATCCTATACCTTTTTGTATCGGCATGCAGCAAGGACGACGATAAAGATACGGATAGCGGAGCGGACAAGAGCGACGCCAAGGAAATCACCTCGTTCTCCTTCTTGGCAAGCGACAACGATGGGCTTGCCGAAGATACGGCCGCCGTTATAGACGAGGGCGAAAAAACGGTAACCGTAACCCTGCCGTCCGACACGGTGGTAACTTCCCTCAGGCCCAACATAGAAGTTTCACAGGGCGCGACCATAGACCCCGAAAATAAGGTGGAGACCGATTTTAGCGACACCGTGGAATATACCGTTACGGCGGAGGACGGCAGTACCGCCGTCTATAAGGTCAAAATCAATGTAGCGGGTTGGGATGTCGTAACTCCAGAAGCTGCATTTTTGGGGAGACGTGCTCATAGCACCGTTGTATTCGACGGTAAGCTGTGGGTCATGGGAGGATCTTATCGACTACCAATGTTCACAATTGACACAGACGATGTCTGGTACAGTGAGGACGGGATTACTTGGACGGAGGCCACGGATGCGGCGGCCTTTGGCAGAAGAGGCGGAAGAGCTGACCATACTTCCGTAACATTCGATGACAAGCTATGGGTCATTGGAGGACAAGGTGAAGGTACATTTAACGATGTTTGGTACAGTGAGGACGGGATTACCTGGACAGAGGCCACGGGTACAGCAGCCTTTAGCAAAAGAACTAATCATGGCGCTGTTGTATTCGATAATAAATTATGGGTCATAGGAGGGTATAATGGAGAATATAAAAACGATGTCTGGTACAGTGAGGACGGGATTACCTGGACGGAGGCCACGGATACGGCGGCTTTTAGCGAAAGACGGTTTCATACCACCGTGGTATTTGATGACAGGATATGGGTCATAGGAGGGTACGATGGAAATGATAGATTAAACGATGTCTGGTACAGTGAGGACGGGATTACCTGGACGGAGGCCACGGGTGCAGCTGCCTTTGGCGGAAGATATGAACACACTTCCGTTGTATTCGATGATAGGTTATGGGTCATAGGAGGGTACAATGGAGAATATAAAAACGATGTCTGGTACAGTGAGGACGGGATTACCTGGACGGAGGCCACGGGTGCAGCGGCATTTAGCAGAAGATATGACCACACTTCCGTTGTATTCGATGACAGGATATGGGTCATTGGAGGGTACGACGGCGACGAATTAAACGATGTCTGGGCCTTTGGTATCGAATAA
- a CDS encoding cell division protein FtsQ/DivIB yields the protein MRVNWNYIKLSFLSVAIMGLYGFADYRSKNKKVNDIAINFLGENSLYITETAVNKLLIQKYGPIKNRAKEELVLNTIEEVILSNDMVKNAQVYLTVNGELISKIVQRKPIGRVEGASKFYLDDLGERMPLSKNHSARVPIITGKITGDSLEDAYTILNYINNDDFLRKNVIGIHIEEEGKYQLRFRLENFVVNLGGVDNLNEKFKNFMAFYAKATKDNSLENYAIVSLEFDNQVVCTKI from the coding sequence ATGCGAGTTAATTGGAATTACATAAAACTATCGTTTTTGTCTGTTGCGATAATGGGCCTATATGGTTTTGCCGATTATCGGAGCAAGAATAAGAAGGTGAACGATATTGCTATCAACTTTTTGGGAGAGAACAGCTTATACATTACGGAGACCGCAGTTAATAAATTGTTAATACAAAAATATGGGCCGATAAAAAATAGGGCAAAAGAAGAATTAGTTTTGAATACCATAGAGGAAGTCATTCTGTCCAACGATATGGTTAAAAACGCCCAGGTCTATCTTACTGTAAATGGAGAACTTATATCCAAGATTGTTCAGCGTAAGCCAATTGGTAGAGTAGAAGGTGCTTCTAAATTTTATTTGGATGATTTGGGAGAACGTATGCCGTTGTCCAAAAACCATTCGGCCAGGGTTCCGATTATTACCGGTAAAATAACCGGTGACAGTCTTGAAGATGCTTACACGATTTTAAATTACATCAACAATGACGATTTTCTCAGGAAAAATGTCATTGGAATACATATTGAAGAAGAAGGAAAATATCAACTTAGATTTCGCTTGGAAAATTTTGTGGTGAATCTGGGAGGAGTTGATAACCTAAACGAGAAGTTTAAAAATTTTATGGCGTTTTATGCAAAAGCTACCAAGGACAATTCTTTGGAAAACTATGCAATAGTAAGTTTAGAATTTGACAATCAAGTGGTTTGCACCAAAATATAA
- a CDS encoding kelch-like protein, which produces MKHRILLLLIPYLFITACSKDNDNDSGTDKSSAKEMISFTFLESDNDELSEDAKAVLDKAEKKATVTLPFGTAVTSLRPVIEISQGATIDPTDKTDTDFSNDVQYTITAEDGSTAVYTVSVAVNGNTSPENFTLTAPERDATGISIFPSFVWEAATDPDGDTLSYNLYLGTEEDALELYAEDIGDTTYEPGERLLTYQTYYWQVEALDGKGGSTRSSIAAFTVQGLDFGTEAVTTDASFSRRRDHSTVTFDGKLWIIGGRFGVRDRLSDVWYSEDGASWTQATDAAPFGERHGHTSVTFDGKLWVIGGSDSSGRLNDVWYSEDGVNWTEATGAAAFSERALHTSITFDGKLWVIGGLGGNSLNDVWHSEDGVTWTQATDAAAFRGRYSHTSVVFDAKLWVIGGFDGNRLNDVWHSEDGTTWTEAKGTSPFDARSGHTSVTFDDKLWVIGGLGIGGGRLNDVLYSEDGATWTEVTDAAAFVARFAHTSITFDDRLWVIGGDGGIGGLNDVWAFGAD; this is translated from the coding sequence ATGAAACATAGAATACTTCTTTTATTGATTCCATACCTTTTTATCACCGCTTGTAGCAAGGACAATGATAATGATAGCGGCACCGACAAGAGCAGCGCCAAGGAAATGATATCCTTCACATTTCTGGAGAGCGACAACGACGAACTCAGCGAAGATGCAAAGGCCGTTCTCGACAAAGCGGAAAAAAAGGCCACCGTGACCCTGCCGTTCGGCACCGCAGTGACCTCGCTCAGGCCCGTTATCGAAATCTCACAGGGCGCGACCATAGACCCCACAGACAAAACGGACACGGACTTTAGCAACGACGTACAATATACCATTACCGCAGAGGACGGCAGTACCGCAGTCTATACGGTCAGTGTAGCGGTGAATGGCAATACAAGTCCAGAGAACTTTACATTGACGGCACCGGAAAGGGACGCCACGGGAATATCCATATTCCCCTCCTTTGTCTGGGAGGCCGCAACGGACCCCGATGGCGATACCCTTAGCTATAACCTGTACCTGGGAACGGAAGAGGACGCATTGGAACTGTACGCGGAGGACATCGGTGACACCACCTATGAACCGGGCGAGCGGTTGCTTACCTACCAGACCTATTATTGGCAGGTGGAGGCCCTGGATGGCAAGGGCGGTTCGACAAGGAGCAGTATCGCTGCCTTTACCGTTCAAGGACTGGACTTTGGGACAGAGGCGGTAACTACCGATGCCTCTTTTAGCCGGAGAAGGGATCATAGCACTGTAACGTTCGATGGCAAGCTGTGGATTATTGGAGGAAGGTTTGGTGTAAGGGACAGATTAAGCGATGTCTGGTACAGTGAGGACGGAGCGAGCTGGACACAGGCCACGGATGCAGCGCCCTTTGGTGAAAGACATGGTCATACTTCCGTAACCTTTGATGGCAAGCTATGGGTCATTGGAGGTTCTGATAGCAGTGGCAGATTAAACGATGTCTGGTACAGTGAGGACGGCGTGAACTGGACAGAGGCCACAGGGGCAGCGGCTTTTAGTGAAAGAGCCCTTCATACTTCCATAACGTTCGATGGCAAGCTATGGGTCATTGGAGGGCTTGGTGGAAATAGCCTCAACGACGTCTGGCACAGTGAGGATGGGGTGACTTGGACACAGGCCACGGATGCAGCAGCTTTTCGTGGAAGATACTCTCATACTTCCGTAGTGTTCGATGCTAAATTATGGGTCATTGGAGGGTTTGATGGAAATAGACTCAACGATGTCTGGCACAGTGAAGATGGAACGACCTGGACAGAGGCCAAAGGGACATCGCCTTTTGATGCAAGAAGTGGTCATACTTCCGTAACCTTTGATGACAAGTTATGGGTCATTGGAGGGCTTGGTATAGGAGGTGGCCGTTTAAATGATGTCTTATACAGTGAAGATGGGGCCACCTGGACAGAGGTCACGGATGCAGCGGCCTTTGTTGCAAGATTTGCTCATACTTCCATAACTTTCGATGACAGGTTATGGGTCATTGGAGGAGATGGTGGAATTGGCGGATTAAACGATGTCTGGGCCTTTGGCGCTGATTAA
- a CDS encoding kelch repeat-containing protein → MKHKVFLLLIPYLLITACSKDDDNDGNTDKSTDKSSAKEMVSFTFLASDNDELSEDAKAVLDKAEKKATVTLPFGTPVTSLRPVIEVSQGATIDPADKTDTDFSSAVRYTVTAEDGSTAVYTVSVLANANALPGDFTLTAPEEGATGISVFPTFGWEAATDPDGDTVTYDLYLGTAEDALELYAEDLGDTTYEPSERLLTYQTYYWQVEALDDKGGTTSSGIGAFTVQGLNFEAEAVTTNAAFSGRRNHTSVTFDGKLWVIGGLRSSTNGTQFNDVWYSEDGTTWTEATDAAAFGERAFHTSITFDGKLWVIGGLRSNGTRLNDVWYSEDGTTWTEATDEAAFGARHSHTSAVFDNKLWVIGGSATFSKFNDVWYSEDGVNWTAATEEAAFVVRSRHTSVTFDDKLWIIGGSGNDFDSTFNTLNDVWYSEDGVSWTAATQEARFFRRANHTSVTFDEKLWVIGGSGKDFDNTINDVWYSEDGTNWTRATNTAAFTKRFGHTSAVFDDRLWVIGGEEENGNNELNDVWAFGIE, encoded by the coding sequence ATGAAACACAAAGTATTTCTTTTATTGATTCCCTACCTCCTTATCACCGCCTGTAGCAAGGACGATGATAACGATGGCAACACGGATAAGAGCACGGACAAGAGCAGCGCCAAGGAGATGGTCTCGTTCACCTTTCTGGCGAGCGATAACGATGAACTAAGCGAAGATGCAAAGGCCGTTCTGGACAAAGCGGAAAAGAAGGCCACCGTAACCCTGCCGTTCGGTACCCCCGTGACCTCGCTCAGGCCCGTTATTGAAGTTTCACAGGGCGCGACCATAGACCCTGCGGACAAAACGGACACGGACTTTAGCAGTGCCGTACGATATACCGTTACCGCAGAGGACGGCAGTACCGCCGTATATACGGTCAGTGTACTGGCGAATGCCAATGCCCTTCCGGGGGACTTTACATTGACAGCACCGGAAGAGGGCGCCACGGGAATATCCGTATTCCCTACCTTTGGCTGGGAGGCCGCAACGGACCCCGATGGCGATACCGTTACCTATGACCTATATCTGGGAACAGCTGAGGATGCATTAGAGCTGTATGCGGAGGACCTTGGTGACACCACCTACGAACCGAGCGAACGGTTGCTTACCTACCAGACCTATTATTGGCAAGTGGAGGCCCTAGATGATAAAGGCGGTACAACAAGCAGTGGTATCGGTGCCTTTACGGTCCAGGGATTGAACTTTGAAGCCGAAGCGGTAACCACCAATGCCGCATTTAGCGGGAGACGTAATCATACTTCCGTAACCTTCGATGGCAAGCTATGGGTCATTGGAGGGCTTCGCTCTAGCACTAATGGAACTCAATTTAACGACGTCTGGTACAGTGAGGATGGGACGACCTGGACAGAGGCCACGGATGCAGCGGCTTTTGGTGAAAGAGCCTTTCATACTTCCATAACGTTCGATGGCAAGCTATGGGTCATTGGAGGCCTTCGCTCTAATGGAACTCGATTGAACGACGTCTGGTACAGTGAGGATGGGACGACCTGGACAGAGGCCACGGATGAAGCAGCTTTCGGTGCAAGACATAGTCATACTTCCGCGGTCTTCGATAACAAGCTATGGGTTATTGGAGGAAGTGCTACTTTCAGTAAATTCAACGATGTCTGGTACAGTGAGGACGGGGTAAACTGGACAGCCGCCACAGAGGAAGCGGCTTTTGTTGTAAGATCTCGTCATACTTCCGTAACCTTCGATGATAAGTTATGGATTATTGGAGGCTCTGGAAATGATTTCGATAGCACATTTAACACATTAAACGATGTCTGGTACAGTGAGGATGGAGTGAGCTGGACAGCCGCCACACAGGAAGCGCGTTTTTTTCGAAGAGCTAATCATACTTCCGTAACGTTCGACGAAAAGCTATGGGTCATTGGAGGCTCTGGCAAGGACTTCGATAACACAATAAACGATGTCTGGTACAGTGAGGATGGGACCAACTGGACTCGGGCCACGAATACAGCGGCTTTTACAAAAAGATTCGGTCATACTTCCGCGGTCTTCGATGACAGGCTATGGGTCATTGGAGGGGAAGAAGAAAATGGAAATAACGAACTTAACGATGTCTGGGCCTTTGGTATCGAATAA
- the ftsZ gene encoding cell division protein FtsZ, translating to MSKSTEFDNIAFDLPKNKSNVIKVIGVGGGGSNAINHMFQAGINGVDFVICNTDSQALQNSPVPNKIQLGVSLTEGLGAGANPEVGEQAALESMEELKTMMEHTTKMVFITAGMGGGTGTGAAPVIAKIAREMDVLTVGIVTIPFQFEGAMRNKQAQIGIEKLRSNVDSLIVINNNKLRDVYGNLGFKAGFSKADEVLATAARGIAEVITHHYTQNIDLRDAKTVLSNSGTAIMGSSTASGSARAGEAIMKALDSPLLNDNKINGAKNVLLLIVSGTQEITIDEIGEINDYIQIEAGHGANIIMGVGEDEDLGDAIAVTVIATGFNIDQQDDIVNTETKKVFYTLEDEQTAEQELAPETTSIKRVEIEKPVVEQEPKIVKHTLEMEEVEEQTPQASVKETDLIPTTSYIRNFNVFYEEVVPENIDEDFIIVETKKILQDIEVIDPEVVSAKAAEDQFALTFDMPLNTNEEEKEHTITFDLDDTINEVNVNEYEEVSPATDLHKEGETRYNLEEYMELETKLTSAQSAVKTKEAKVVEEELAFEKKTVTPEASTGGENSTENTVDPFNSSINDLLKERADERRKKLKSFNYKFQNNRNSIDEIEKQPAYKRQGVDLNDAPKEQKVSRTTLSEDSNEDLQLRSNNSFLHDNVD from the coding sequence ATGAGTAAGAGCACCGAATTTGATAATATCGCTTTTGACCTACCCAAGAACAAGAGCAACGTAATAAAAGTAATAGGTGTTGGCGGTGGAGGTAGCAATGCTATCAACCACATGTTCCAAGCCGGCATAAATGGAGTGGATTTCGTAATCTGTAATACGGATTCACAAGCCTTGCAAAACAGCCCTGTTCCCAATAAAATTCAGTTGGGCGTATCACTTACCGAAGGACTTGGAGCAGGTGCAAATCCAGAAGTTGGAGAACAGGCCGCCTTGGAAAGTATGGAAGAATTAAAGACCATGATGGAGCATACCACAAAGATGGTGTTCATAACTGCCGGTATGGGTGGTGGTACCGGAACAGGTGCAGCTCCGGTAATTGCAAAAATTGCTAGGGAAATGGACGTTCTAACGGTAGGCATCGTTACCATTCCCTTTCAATTTGAAGGTGCCATGCGAAACAAGCAAGCCCAAATAGGTATAGAAAAATTACGTTCCAATGTAGATTCACTGATTGTCATAAACAACAACAAGCTACGGGACGTTTACGGTAATCTTGGTTTTAAAGCAGGTTTCTCAAAAGCAGATGAAGTCTTGGCAACTGCTGCAAGAGGTATTGCAGAGGTCATTACACATCACTATACCCAAAATATTGACCTCAGGGATGCAAAAACCGTACTTTCAAACAGTGGTACGGCGATAATGGGTTCATCTACGGCTTCAGGTTCGGCGAGAGCGGGAGAAGCCATTATGAAAGCACTGGATTCGCCATTGTTGAACGACAATAAGATCAATGGAGCCAAGAATGTATTGCTGCTTATTGTTTCGGGTACGCAGGAAATTACCATTGATGAAATAGGAGAGATCAATGATTACATTCAGATTGAAGCTGGCCATGGCGCTAACATCATCATGGGTGTAGGTGAGGATGAAGATCTAGGAGATGCTATTGCCGTTACCGTAATCGCGACCGGTTTTAATATAGATCAGCAAGACGATATCGTAAACACGGAAACGAAAAAGGTCTTTTACACGTTGGAAGATGAGCAAACAGCAGAGCAAGAGCTTGCGCCGGAAACTACATCCATTAAACGGGTTGAAATTGAAAAGCCAGTAGTGGAACAAGAACCAAAAATTGTAAAACATACGTTGGAAATGGAGGAAGTGGAAGAGCAAACTCCACAGGCTTCAGTTAAGGAAACTGATTTAATCCCAACAACGAGTTACATAAGAAATTTCAATGTTTTTTATGAAGAAGTTGTTCCGGAGAATATCGACGAGGACTTTATTATCGTAGAGACCAAAAAAATACTTCAAGATATTGAAGTGATCGATCCCGAAGTAGTTTCCGCAAAAGCTGCCGAAGATCAATTTGCCTTGACTTTTGATATGCCCCTTAATACCAATGAAGAAGAGAAAGAGCATACCATTACATTTGATTTGGACGATACTATTAACGAAGTCAATGTCAATGAATATGAAGAAGTAAGCCCAGCCACAGATTTGCATAAAGAGGGTGAAACACGTTACAATTTAGAAGAATACATGGAACTGGAGACTAAATTGACCAGTGCCCAATCCGCGGTAAAAACAAAAGAGGCCAAAGTTGTTGAGGAAGAATTGGCCTTTGAAAAGAAAACCGTAACGCCAGAAGCTTCCACTGGTGGAGAAAATTCTACTGAAAATACTGTTGATCCTTTCAATAGCTCTATCAACGATTTGCTAAAAGAACGTGCCGATGAGCGTAGAAAGAAACTCAAAAGTTTCAACTATAAATTCCAGAATAACAGGAACAGTATCGACGAAATAGAAAAACAACCTGCTTACAAAAGACAGGGTGTTGATTTAAACGATGCACCGAAAGAACAAAAAGTATCGAGAACAACATTGAGTGAGGACAGTAACGAAGATTTGCAGTTACGCTCCAATAACTCTTTTTTGCACGACAATGTTGATTAG